The segment attactaaaaataagcggctccctctgaagtgacgtagtttttgagaaagaagcaattttccacgaacttgattttgagacctcaggtttagaatttgaggtctcgaaatcaagcatctgaaagcacacaactttgtgtgacaagggtagtttttctttataattatctcccaactccgacaaccaatcaatctcaaattttcacaggtttgttattttgtgcatatgttgagatacaccaagtgagaagactggtctgtctttgacaattaccaataatacatgtatactttTCCCAATATGGTCCAGTAAGCCAACAATATTCAACAACCAGTCAATAAAAATGGGAGTTTTTTTCTCACCACACAACACACAATTCAATGCAGTAATGTTATTCAAGTTGGGATTTACAAGTCATTCAAGTTATACGGGTATGATCAGACTAGGTGCGGGACTAGTATAAGCTTGATGGATTTTACCAGTTTATAGTGTCGCCATTCAGAATACTGTTTCCCTATGCACTTGGTTATTGAACCATACAAATGTTATACAAGTTATtgaatgctttaaaaaaaatgtattcctGCCTGTGTTTgatttacaatgtacaatgtatgtgacTGGCTCATTCCCACACAAacaaccaggggccaatttcatagagctgcttaagcaaaaaatgtggttaagcacaaaaatagcttgcttattttacactttcatgccatatacagtGCTTGTGGCAGaactttgtgcttaagcagctctatgaaagtgggcaaTGGGAACAGTTTCCTTCATTACCAACTACAAATGTTGTCAAATCTATCTACTCAACAATAtgcaaattacatgtacatgtataaggaatTACAAATAACTGATTTAAATTTGCTTGTaattaaacattaataaatCTGCTGATGGAAAGCTTCAGTGATACTATTAAACAAAGATTTCAAAAGGTAAagttaacaacaataatatgtaACATGTACCAAAATAAGCCATAGTTTATTAAATGTAACTGCAAACTTAGGATTTGATTTAATGGATGTTAAAGCTATGTTTTACTATTTATTAGCTGTGAGTTTAGTTGAGTCACAGAGCCCTATAACTCTGGTTAGCTGGTGTTAAGTCGAGTCACAGAGCCCTATAACTCTGGTTAGCTGGTGTTTAGTTGAGTCACAGAGCCCTATAACTCTGGTTAGCTGGTGTTTAGTTGAGTCACAGAGCCCTATAACTCTGGTTAGCTGGTGTGGGCATACAAGCTTGATCAAGTTGTTTCAAGGTGTACAGTATTTAGATGGATTTTTCTAGTGGGGCATTTGATTGGGCTGAATCATATAGTATTGGGATAATTAGTGGGTACGCGGTTTTATATGCAGTCACCTGAAAGCAAATAAAGTTGACTTTCTTTTGGATTTCCTTTTTGAAAATCATTtactgtgttattttatttcaccaAAATTACATCTCTTCTCTATAGCCATAGAGTGACAAACAAGACCAGTCGTACATATAAAACTCAACAATCACATGACAGCAACTAATTGAGAATTAAAGGCTAATCATTGCCAAAAGCCAATGCAACATTGAAGTTCAGTCATCCACTTAATGGTGCTAGCTATAGAGAACTGATTAATGGCCTTCAAACCCAAACATTGACTAATTATACtgagaacaaaaatcaaaacagaaaACATTTACCTAAACGTAAACTAGAACCAAAATGTCCATGTTTTCAACcacatattattaaaataactaCACTAAATTTAACATGCAAAAAGGTTAATGGGTCGCATCAACCCTAGAGTCTTTCACATTTTATTGGGCCTTGCCTTTCATTAGCATTACAACCCCcattgcaggcctgtatgcttcgttttaaaaaggcaagggcaccaaggcattttctcctccctggtaaagggcaccctatgaggaaattgtaaatttcttctggggcatttcaagggcaccaaggcaatgacaagggggcactGAGGCAATCTCTTTGTTGCCTACTtgcagtatcaggcctgctcaATATCACAGAGGTGGTTAAAGCATGTAGCATTTACAAGTCGCATCCACACAGATACTGTTGATATTTTTGCAAGTAAACGATCAACAAATTGATTTGAACTTGACAGCTTGATCTCCGGAGCTCATTTCACAAGAGCGAAGGATTTTTCTAAACCTGGGCTTCGGCTCACATATCCATTTTAGGTGGAAAAAATGTACCGATGGTTACAGAGCCCAAgctaagatttaaaaaaaaaaaggcccatAGGACTGCTGTTAAgatgtgtatcaatcttaaatGTTTAGCAAAGAATAATGTCACAATACAGATCACTATTAGAAACCAATCCCTTACATCACTCTTTGCTTGGCACTTGGGAATGACTCTTTTTAGATCTTAGTGAAGTCAGTGCCTGCTCTCGTAGTATCTATTGTGCTTTATAAATACATACACAGTAGATGCAATTACAGGGCAGGGATAAAACCTTGCTGGCGCTTACGTTTGATAAAAACTATGCCGATGCttaaagacggtggacactattggtaattgtcgaagaccagtcttctcatttggtgtatctcaacaaatcagaaaataacaagcctgtgaaaatttgagcttgattggttgtcagagttgcgagataactataaaagaaaaaacacactcgtcacatgaagttgtgtgctttcagatgcttgatttcgagacctcaaacttgaggtctcgaaatcaaattcgtggaaatatacttctttcttgaaaactacgtcacttcacagggagctgtttctcacaatgttttatactatcaacctccccccatttcTTGTAAACAAacgaggttttatgccgataattattttgagtaattaccaatagtgtccactgcctttaaattaacagAAACTGATTTGCTAATAAGTAAACATTATTCATATATATGTGGGAAGTTTTGCTTGTAAACAAAGAGCATACTTATAATTAAAggtatttgtactttttgtaggacaaaaaacacaatgtccacagatttacactaaacttacagtttgaagataatgatagttgaaagcttccctaaaaatattacgtgctgaggtgctgtagtttttgggaaatgagtaaaacaatgtcatgaaaataattttggtctcatgagaccaaaattattttaagcatttacaattgtattttcatgacattgttttacccgtttctcaaaatctacagcacctcagttatttacatttgaagggaagcttttcactatcattatcttcaaacactgtaagttttatgtaaatctatggacattttgaaatggtacccaaatcttttaagaGGCATGTACCCTAAATAGGCTGCTCTATCAATTAATGAGTGTTGGGCACTGAATTCATTGGACAAAATGGCATTACAATATCGCATTGAGTGCCAGTTAGATTACTTACGCTTTTGTAAATAGGTTATagcattttgataaaaaatggATCTTGAAATACGTATTGCATTTTCATGTTCACTCTATACACTGGTGACAATCCAAGAATATTTTatatggattgattgattgacaccTCCGACAAGTATTCACACGATTATTTACTACAAGAAGAACAATTAGTACTCAAGTTTAAATACAAATGTACACAGTTTTTACACTCAGCACCCGCATTTGTCAGTTATCATATTTGAGCAGAGCAAAGATTGGTGTCTGATGTATTGTATTTACACACACTTTTTCCAAGTGCAATATGAGCACCTGAAGGTCACGACTTCTGTCCCTGGGTCATTGTTTTATGAGCCTTCTCAAGGATCCATGGATGAGCTAGTACACCAGCGAGAGGGAGACGGTGGGAAGGGTTGTGCTTCAAAAGCTGTAGACAAATGGTAGATTAAgacattgtttttattattgaccACTCAAAACCAGATGCAAGCACCCACAACTTTTTAGGGCACGCGACTAATCCGCTTTTGTAAACACCAGAATATTAAATGACACGCTTAGAtatgaataataaaaataataactacacagcatttataaaggcaCACTTAATCTGatgtaaaaccattcaaaggcacCAAGCAATACAAGGGTACATGTATCAGAATTAATGCTCAAAATACAGCATATAGCCAGGGGTTTTGTGCTTCACAATGAACAAAAATTGATTTACTTTGTTTAATCAATGTTTAATCAAtcagcagattaaaaaaaaaaattgagaaaatatgAGTGCCTACTCGCTGTTAATCGCAGAACCTTGGCTGTGAGCCAGAGCCTATGATGGAAATTATGTCAGGATCTCGGACTTTACTCGACATGAGGTGGCTAGCCTATGTATTATAACTAACTGAAAACTTACCCCAATGTCATTTTGCATCTAAAGTGCGGCTCAATTTGTTCCATAATTTTGAAAAGTAGTTTCATTCATCCTACTCAAGCTATTTGGAAATCATTCCTGTTGGCAAATCTAAGTTTGCTGAGGACACGGTCCCAATTTGAGAATGTTTGTTCTTTAATAAAGCCAAGTGTCCAAGACTAATGGATATTTCATTACCTTCAACACTAAATCTCTTGCACCTGCCGAGACATGACTAGGGAAAGTAAAATCCAcctgttaaaaagaaaacaattgaaatATGTGATTCAGCAATAAAGTTTCTTAGAACATTTGGTAAGTTAACAAACGCATCTTTCAAGTTATAACAAActgagttgtttttataaagaagAGGAGTGATGAACATACTACAAACAAAGATTGCTGTTGTGGATGTTCAAAGACAGAGTCAGAACTTAAGTGAAAAGAGTCAAAACAAGAGTACGAAAGAAACCCAGCAACACAGTGTTCCTCAATAGCTTTTGAAAATACTAACCTTTGCAATTTTCTTGTAAGTTTCACCGTGTCCTTGTGATTCAAATGGTGGTTTGCCAACCAAGAACTCATAGCATAGTACTCCAAGGCTCCAGAGATCTACTGTTTCATCATGGGTCTTGCCTTCGATCATCTCAGGGGGTAAGTAGTCCAGCGTACCGCACAGGGTTGCTCGCCTGtgagattaaaaaacaaaataaaaacactatcAACATATTTAATCGTCCAGTGCAAACAAAACTAACAGCAAAAACGAGCTGCTTAAAAAAATGTAGATTATAAACGGATACATGTACCAAGAGTTACATTtaatgtggaagtgtcgtggccgagcggtgaagagcactgaattcaaactctggtgtttctgatcagcagagtgtgtgttcgaatccccagcaagacactaggcctgggcgaattatttgaatatccggttagtGGCGAATatgttttcctatccgtaaccgagaatgcctttttttcttaaccggataaccgcatagggcgcgaatacctatttataaaccggatagttctgtaattacaaccaagtagccggatattcttttaatgtcCGAATATCCgtggacgtcgggcgacaactgataggaatgttttgtctgaatccttatgaaacttctattaagacagcataaaacagcatacattacgtatttaactatgctctcctccgtgaagagttaaaacaatgacatttctgacgtaatctgttcaaaagttttccttcacgtagagtcaatcacgatcaaaagaaaaagcaaatcgcaaTCTTTAAATTAGATGGGGTTTTTACTATGAATGAACCGactgacactgtctaaaactaatatcaatccgcccatacgatctcattcaaaaatgaatagcgccctctagcggcgaaaaaaactattcgaatatccagTTAATTTTGGACAGTTGGCCAgtggtatccgaatatcaaaatttcactattcgtcCAGCACTACAAgacacacttgtgtccttataaaATGCAAGACAccttaccattgcttcgtcccagtgcactaatcgaaaagagaaggggttcgccccagtgtattcctggctgtggctgctgtatgcgccgtagcaccttgtaaacccttataaggtgctaaataattgggtctcagaattcatgactgcaataacctatctttctgaaagtttgcatATACTCACAGGCTAAGAGTACATTGtgtggtagatacgtgtgcgaTATAAGATTTCAATATTATTACATTTAGCGGTGCGCATAAAAGATAGTTTTGATTTCTATAGACagattaataaattaataaacaaagtgctaaattgttttgtattaaaCCCTGCATTTGTATTTACCTTGATGAAGGGGCATGGACTGACCAACCAAAATCAGCAATCTTGAGACCACCTTTTATTCCTAGAAGTAGATTCTCTGGTTTGATGTCTCTGTGAATCACCTTCTTAGCATGGCAGTATACAAGTGCTTCAGCCAACTGGGCGATGTACTGCAATGTACAAGGGCATTAAAGATAAATAAATGATTTAAGCACTtgcatttgttacaaaataatagactaactttcttttaaagtcacctggaagtggtattttgccAAAATAGAGCTTTTGTCACTAGTAGTGTGTTTTggtgagtggaatgtgaataaacagttaactaaggttcatAAAAgttagttcttatcttatttacaaatttaagagtaggccacAACCCAAAGGGTGCTGTTCATGATGTCAATAGTGgtgcgatatttgaagagaaaatgctttacagcgctgaaaaaggcgttgaaccgtaccactaggcactattgctcatttgagtctgaccagccattcagactgaccccatctttagttgttttgctgcatccagcagcagtACACTTGGTCGGCAatggcattgccggaaaaatgcaagaaaggTCAGTGATGATTAGTTCATaccagtaggcctatattaatATCAAGataaatatttctgtttgacAAACCGTCACAAACCTGCCAACATTGAAACCTCAGAACTGCTCAGAAATAGGAACACTAGTTTTACAAGTACTCAGGTGTGCAAGTAAAATTTATTACATGTTGTATACAAATGATGTatgttgaattttttgtttttaatcaccATATCCCGCAAGAAATTCTGTATCGTCACAAGCAAGTGCCACCCTCTTTGGCTCAAACTTTTTGATCGTGTTCATTATTGTCTCTTGTCAGAAAAATCAATGTTCTGATTGTGTGCGGCCTGTAATCTCAATAATCTGGACAATTCTAATTAAATCTAAATGTTCGCAGGTATGGTATCACTGTCAAAGTTAGGTTACCTTTTTAAGACCCTAAATTTATCATTGCtgttacagaaaaaaacaacctgttTTTAAAACTCACCTTGTCTAACTTCAGAAGCCCCATCTTTGCCATTACAAACTCAACCCAAGtcttctgagcagtttgaaatatccatttttaattgaaatgcACAAAATTGGTGATGAAAGATAAGCCACCGCCAATTAAAGTGTGACagacaaatttgataatttgtttacatatgTTTTGTTGTATGCAGTGTAAATACAACAAAAGCCAGTTATTTACAAAACTTAACTTCCCTCTGATTATTCAGACCATCTCAGGATGCGTGATACTATGCACTCTGCCAAGCGGTTACTgacttttgtttaaaggaacacgttgccttggatcggtcgagttggtctttgaaaggcgttctataactgtttgttataaaatcggtatggttagaaagatgttgtgaaagtagaatacaatgatctacacaaatatgccttgatattgtgtggtttttgttttacctcgtcgacaaacacggtcggtcaattatgggagtcaaaaatcaaaatttgtctcccacaaatggccgaccgtgttagttcgtgacgtaaaattaaaaccgtgcaattttgagtgatacttgtgtggatcattatattctacttttaaaacatctttctaaccatatgcatttcataacaaacggtttcaaacgcttttcatacaccaacttgaccgatccaaggcaacgtgttcctttaatatggaGAGGATCTATAATCAAACTGTGTGTACAGAGATAAATGAgatatttaaatttgttattgtttatattaACTCACCGTTGCTGATAATTCTTCATCAAAATGACCTGATTTCTGGGATTGCATCTCTTTGTACAACTCCCCTCTTGGTGCATACTCTAAGATAAGATACACTCTAGTGTCATCATAGAAGTATCCATACAGACGTAGAATGTGTTCATGTCTGTCAAATAATCAATAAGGACAATCAGCTAGTTGTCTAAGTACACAACTGTTAGAAAGTAATTTGCATGCTATGTCAACCTGTGGTTTATAAACCAATGTGTTgttgtccttaaaggcactggacactattggtaatttgaaaagtaggatttgaaactttgcatggtggaagtaagatatagaaaagtttgcggtaacaccatgtaataacaatctctaaatgagttggggtggttctgaaaagaaccgttggattaactcgacgtttcgatcagtatgctctgatcgtcttctggagaatgatcgtctttctccagaagacgatcagagcatactgatcgaaacgtcgagttaatccaacggttcttttcagaaccaccccaactcatttagagattgtcattacatggtgttaccgcaaacttttctatattggtaattactcaaaataattgtcagcctaaaaacttactcggtaaagAGCGTCgagcaatgcagagctgttatagtataaaacattgtgataaacggctccctcttacgtagcattattatcttgcaatttcaataaccaactgagttcaaattttcacaagtttgttattttgtgcattcatGTTTatggacacaccaagtgagaagactggtctttgacaattaccgaaggtgtccagtgtctttaaacaaacaatactgcATTGGTATCCTATATGCCAGTGAAGTCTGGCCTGTAAATGACAACACTATGGTGCATTAGATACAATAAGCAAGATGGACACTGCACTGGTATGGGCACATCcaattaatgcatgaaatacaaaTTGAGGGAGTTTGCCTTTGTAAATGTGTGTGTAACTAATGGGCCCTGGTATCATGACATGGGTAGACAGTACACCTGAAAAATGCATGTTTAAATGCGATTAAATTGTCTAGGCATATCAAATACTTTCTAGCTTCATTAGCCAAGATACTGGAATTTTagacacaaaaataaattgtgttatCACCGAATATCTCAATATATTTAAATGCTAACCTTAAATTTTTAATGCTAACCTTAGATGTGACTGGATCTCTATTTCTCTTCTCAATTGATGTTCAACTTGAGCCTTCTGCAGCTGAGACTTGAACAACACCTTGAGTGCTACAATGAATTTAGAGCCCTTCTCTCTGGCCAGATACACATTGCCGAATTTGCCCTTACCCAAAGGCCTGCCAATATCAAAGTCAGCCAGACACCATTTGGATCTGCAAATAaccaaaaaacaagaaaaaacctTGAAGTAAACCTGAAGATccccttttttattatttaaatacattttaaagaaaattctATTTTAAAACCTGACACCATGCTTGGTGGATATAACAATGTGCCCCATCCACATGGTTACGCCTtacaaaaagtgtgaaaaaACATGTTCTTAGTTTAAGACTAAGGGAATAAACGATAGCGACGAGTTTATAAACTGccatttaaaaccagcagggttgtggccatgcgataaaggccccAGCCTTCGGCTTGACCTTTTATCGCACGGCTACGACCCTACAAGGTTTGAAATGGCAGTTTAGGACCGAGTCACTATTCTTTTATTCCCACGGATTTATAAATGCCTGTTGGTTAAAAGGTGTAAttaagtaagaaactctgtaaaacttatccgttttccgatGTCAAgcgttgtagccacggtgggcgggcctgcccagcaCCGACAATTTCCGCCCGGCACTTCAGCTGAAAAATTGACTGCCGCCCACCACAAAATTTcccccaaaattaataaaaaaaattaaagttctgCCGATATTGATTCACATTGCAAGActaaaatgtcatgttttttgtgttttgtaattttaaatgcagtgtgtaatttttttgagcCGGAACTTCGAGAAATAAAAACCTCTAACGTGTTCCACACGTAACTTGCCTCTTTTGTTGCATCAATTTTCTTCGTGAAATGTGCCCTGACGTTTTTATTGAACGAACTATAGTTCAGTGTAGAAGGCATACCGTCTACAGTCTTACATACAGACGCAGTGTGCtggtaccatgtacatgtacatgatgtattgtacatgtggtGTGCACCAGCCCTCGCTGTGGTGGACCGTAGAGTGCACTACAAGTCTAGTCGTGGGTTTTTCGCAGGGATTGCATTACTTGTACACTCAAACAGTATCGAGGGGTGTGTAAAGTCTAGTGTACCAGTTCGCGTATCCCGGATGTAGGCATGTAAACATGTTCGCTTTGTCCACCTGTTGTCATGCATGCTTGTGTGGACAGCAAGCTGGGTTTTAAATTGATACGTGTAAATTTTAAGATGGCCTcgcagtgtacatgtaagttggACGATTTGTTTTTGGGAAAACTGAAAAGATTGGATAATGATGATAGCAGTATATCTGGTGGAATACATGCGCGTTGCTCGCAATCTCTGACCAAATTTAAATTCAGCTGCCTACCACTAAAAATGtcctagctacaacactgccgACGTCCTTTCTTTGAGCCCTGtatgtgtgttgcatttttatgactgagataGTTTTTGGATATGCATTTGTGGGCATAGTAGTAGGAGTATACATCCTCGTATTCATGAGCCAAAATGGGACAGCAAGATCAATCACCCATTAGAACAAGGTTGTGGGCTAACCCGCACAAACGTATccaaaaacaaccggttataaagagctccagctggtcatcaTCAATCGTTTAaacccccacatgacgcgctctcaaTCAATAGGAATAGCAGCACCGTCTGAGGTATGAATATCTGCTAACAACCCAATGAACCCttagtaataaaaaataaaaaaaaaaccaaaaccccaacataattatgtttaTGTATAGTACTAGGTGTAATAATACCAGCAAAAGCTTACGTCTCTTGGAGCTTCCGAGTTGAGGGGTTTGCTTTTGGAACATTATCTGCCTGTGAATCCTTGAGTGCTCGACTTGGTCCTGCTGGTTTATGTTGTTGATTATGCGACATGCTGTCTGGTTTATTCTCACTGCCGGTGTCTGGTCGATTGGGCACCATTCTTGCTGCAGGTTTTTGAATCGTCTGGTGAAACCCTGAAGCTATATTATGTCTATCTTGAGAACTACTGCTACTTGATGTCAATGGCTGTAACAAAAGCACAAAATCACTAATTTTAATCTCATCCGAATTCTGGAGAATAAAAGCAAAGGTTGATATTATGGGGATAACAATAATGATGGCAAAACTGCTACATAATACACGTGTAATTGTTGAATGAGTGTCTTACCAACCTTTCTGGGTCTAAACAACATAACACGTAGTAGGCAACTTGACAGGTTTTGTGCTTTAATAATTGTGGAATTGTTTGTGAAAATGGGGCTTCATGTAAATTTCTTTTATAAACATCTCTTACAGAAGAGACCTCATGCCCCAAAATCTTACACAGAAAAGATCCCCCCTTATTATAGCatcttttagtttttaaattaaagagGGTGTGCCTCCACAATCATAGTAAGTGACTAAACAGCCGTGTAAGTGACCACGCTTTTTTGAAGATAGATGAGTTGTCTAAAAAGAATATTTAAGATGAGATCTCaaaaagaatataatgatccacacaagtatcactcagaattgcgtggttttccttttacatcgtcgacaaATATGGTCGGCCTTTTATGCGAGTTAAATTTTGTACTCCAACAAAtagccgacagtgttagttctTGCATAATGCGTTGCAGGAAAAGGACATCATCAAAGGGGGTTGTACCTTGCCATTCTGCAGTATTCTCGTTGCTTGTGTAGATAATCCTGCTGAAACACTGCCACCCATATTACCATAACTCCTATTTTGTGATGACATTACTCGTTTAGGAGCCATGTTGTGGCGAGGTGCACCAGTAGGTGTTGTGAACTGTAAATTAAAAATGTCCCACAAGAATTTTGGGTTAAATtctaagttttttttaactgcagTTTTTATTGATTACAAATAATAACTCAAAgctcattattatctcatttTGATGGTGATGTATGGAATGGAACTTCACTTAGCAGTTTAGAAGTTTACATAATCAGTCAAAAGTCAGTGGGTTTAGAGTTGTGTGTTTTTGCTACTCTTACACTAAAAACAAAGTGAGCTTTTAAACTTGTTAACTTGATTTTCACACAAGTGATGTTTTttccaaacttgtgtttttgcCCCGTCACATGTGAATAAAATGTGACTGTTTATTGAGTGTGAATCACACTGCGTTTACACAAGATCCAGAAAgatggattgattgatttaatttatttaacgACCGCAGATCAAGATCCACTGTGACTGATCCACTTTCACACATGCGCTGTATCTAGCTTCGATCCCACTTTGGAATCGGGTTTTTATAGGCAGTGACATCAAAAGTTTTAGGTTACGTTTGcttaaataaaaattgagttttagaataattagaaaaacaacaaccacgGAGTAACACAAATTGTTGGTTCTCAACTTCTTCATAGATAATCTGGACGCGCTAAAAAGTCACATGCTGAGGGCAATGCAAAGAAAATGCGTTAAATCTTGCTGAATCTTGAACCGGGTCTGATCCAGCTTTCTTGCTTATTTGTGTAAACTGGGTCTCAAAGACCAAGTTGTAAAATCTGGAGCATTCTGATAGACCACAGCCTAGTGACAAGGGCCCATCTTCTTTTCAGTTAGGCTTACTCTGTCATGATCTCAAgagttacatgtacttcttttgatgttttcaagCAAGAAAAATATAATTCAGGTTTTACGAAAATAAATGCTACAAGCTCATTTATGATTTATCAGTAAATTGCTGCAGATAAAAGGTCCAAAAAGGTCTGCATTTTACTTACCTTAGATTCAAGCTTGTAGGCAGCCATCCTTTATGTGCTTCCTTCACAGATGGACAAACAATGATGTGATGTTCTTAACtttaaacaaagaacaaataaaATTCTCAAATGTAGCTTTAGACAAGCTTAATCAGCATTGAATTGCTAAATTGTTGATACCTGGGAAATAGATTTGTTTTAGAATAGCAATTTATAGGACATACTATTAAACTTTCTGCCTCTAGGCTATGTTTTCCCGCTGAAAAGtgaaagatacatgtacattgtaaagtTCTTACTGAAGA is part of the Asterias rubens chromosome 4, eAstRub1.3, whole genome shotgun sequence genome and harbors:
- the LOC117289747 gene encoding aurora kinase-like: MAAYKLESKFTTPTGAPRHNMAPKRVMSSQNRSYGNMGGSVSAGLSTQATRILQNGKPLTSSSSSSQDRHNIASGFHQTIQKPAARMVPNRPDTGSENKPDSMSHNQQHKPAGPSRALKDSQADNVPKANPSTRKLQETSKWCLADFDIGRPLGKGKFGNVYLAREKGSKFIVALKVLFKSQLQKAQVEHQLRREIEIQSHLRHEHILRLYGYFYDDTRVYLILEYAPRGELYKEMQSQKSGHFDEELSATYIAQLAEALVYCHAKKVIHRDIKPENLLLGIKGGLKIADFGWSVHAPSSRRATLCGTLDYLPPEMIEGKTHDETVDLWSLGVLCYEFLVGKPPFESQGHGETYKKIAKVDFTFPSHVSAGARDLVLKLLKHNPSHRLPLAGVLAHPWILEKAHKTMTQGQKS